The DNA region GGGAAGACGGCCGCGGCCCGGTCCCACCACTCCTGCCGCTCGGCGCCCTCGAGTTCACGCACCCGGCCGTCGACGATCGTCGCGCCGTCCTGCACGCTGACCCGCGGGTCGGCCCGCAGATTGGCGTCCCACTCCGGGTTCTCGGGGGCACCACCCTTGGACGCGACCAGGACGTAGCGGCCGTCGTGCTCGGCCCGCATCAGCGGCACCTTGCGCAACTTGCCGGACTTGCGGCCGTACATGGTGAACACCACGACGGGCAGTCCGGTGTCGAGCAGGGTGTTGCCCTGCTGGCCGTTCGAGGATTCGTAGAGCTCGACCTGTTCACGCACCCAGGCCGACGGGCTCGGTTCGTACTCACCGGTGAGAGGCATGCCCTCCACGGTAGGCCGTCGACCGACGGCCGGGCCGGTCAGTCGGCGGTGTGCCGGCCGACGAAGGCGGCGATGTCGGCGAAACAGGTGCGGGCGTCGGCCAGGTCCAGGTGGAACTGGTATTCGTGCGGCAGCCGGGGGGTGTGGTCGTCCGGGAAGAAGCGGGTCTGCACCGGCACGCCGAGTTCGTGCAGCCGGTCGACCAGGGCCCGGGACGACGGCAGCAGCGGATCGGCATTGCCAGCGGTCACGAACGTCGGCGGGAAGGCGTCGGTGGCCCGGGCGGCGACGTCGAGCTGCTCGATCCGCGGGTCGTCGGGTCGCACGGGCCCGGCCAGATAGGCGCGGCTGACCTGGTCGCCGGCGAAGCGGACGACGGCCGGCGCGGGCATGCCGTGCGGGAGTACGAACAGCCCGCAGCACAGCACGATGGCCCGGAGGTGCTCGGCCGGCAGCGGTACGGGGACGCCGATGTCGTCGGCCAGACCCGGTGTGGTGACCACCTCGGTGAGCTGCCCGGCCAGCTGGGCGCCGGCCGAGTCGCCGGCCAGCACGACCCGGGTCGCGTCCAGCTCCCAGCGGTCCGCCTCCCGGCGGAGGAAGGCGAGCGCGTCGGTCAGCTGACGGATGGCCGTCGGGTAGGACCGGCGGGGTGGGACCGAGTAATTGACCCCGACGCAGACCGCCCCGGTGACGGCGGCGAGGGCCCGCAGGTAGGGCGCCACGTCGGACTTGTCGCCGGAGACCCATCCGCCGCCGTGCACCCAGACCAGGACCGGGCGCCCCGT from Nakamurella flava includes:
- a CDS encoding nitroreductase family deazaflavin-dependent oxidoreductase codes for the protein MPLTGEYEPSPSAWVREQVELYESSNGQQGNTLLDTGLPVVVFTMYGRKSGKLRKVPLMRAEHDGRYVLVASKGGAPENPEWDANLRADPRVSVQDGATIVDGRVRELEGAERQEWWDRAAAVFPTYNEYQAKTDRQIPVWLLEPAPID
- a CDS encoding alpha/beta hydrolase — encoded protein: MGRSDRTTGRVFGRVGRGAAVAVGLALVPVSTFAAVLLTPRPTVALIRFAFTKGAARTRAAMQAGIDGPLFADPETGRRQAVPTVTDHLDVAYGPDRDERLDVFEPATTGPSTGRPVLVWVHGGGWVSGDKSDVAPYLRALAAVTGAVCVGVNYSVPPRRSYPTAIRQLTDALAFLRREADRWELDATRVVLAGDSAGAQLAGQLTEVVTTPGLADDIGVPVPLPAEHLRAIVLCCGLFVLPHGMPAPAVVRFAGDQVSRAYLAGPVRPDDPRIEQLDVAARATDAFPPTFVTAGNADPLLPSSRALVDRLHELGVPVQTRFFPDDHTPRLPHEYQFHLDLADARTCFADIAAFVGRHTAD